The nucleotide sequence GTCGCAAGCTCTTTCCAGATAAGCCAGCTTGGCTTGGTATCTCCAATCGTTTCAACCACGCGTTGACGTACATAATAAGCAGGGTTTTTACTCGACTTATCGGCAATCTCTTCATCACGCTCTAGGTAAGTTGACTCAGGTAAGAAGATGTCGGCATACGCTGCTGACTCACTAATGTAGATATCGCACGCCACGATAAAATCGAGCTTCTGCATTGTTTTAACAATACGAGCTCTATCGGTCATGGTTTGCATTGGGTTGGTACGGCTCATTACCCAAGCGCGCAGTTGGTATGGCGTCGCGTCTAAAGTTGCATCTAGAATCGTTTGATAAATACCGCCTGATGACCATGTTAAGGCATACTGTTCATCGACCATATCAATACGCTTGGCAGTGATTTTTGGCATGCCCTCAACACCAGGCTTAGCCAAAATTGGAGCGACGGTATCGCCAGCAAACTTGTTATAGCTAGCGGCTTTTTTACCAAAGAACAACCCCCCCTTACGCTCAATGTTACCCACGAGCACGTTGGCGGCATATAACGCACGGCGCATCTCAAACTCTTCAGTAGTAAACGATGAGCGGTGACCAAAATCCACTAACGCATGGGGCGCTGCTGCTGCGTATTCATGGGTTATGCGGCGAATATCCTCAGCAGGAACATCACTGACCGATTCAGCCCACTCAGGAGTATAAGCTTTAACTTCCTTGGCAAATTCATCAAAACCAGATACATATTGGGCGACAAAGGCTCTATCGTACAGGTCATCTTCAATCAGGACATGGCATATCGCCAATGCAACCGCAACGTCAGTACCGGGTTTAATCGCATACCATTCATCCGCCTTATCCGCCACAATGGAAAAACGCGGCTCAAAAACGACTAACTTAGCACCCTTCTCCATTTGTGCATTCATCATGCCTCTGGTTTCAGACATGTTAATGCCTTCGTAAAGGTTGTGACCAAAGTTGATGATGTATTTAGAGTTGCTTAAATCGCGCTTAACTTTGCCACCAAATATCGCTTTAGCCGCAATGACATAACTGCCAGGGCAAGTCGATGCGTGAGTAAATGTATTTGGGCTGCCAAAGGCTTTGGCTAAATGAAACAGGTGGCCTGAGAGTGAGCCCGACTTTGATGAGAAGGCTACCGTCTCTGCGCCATGCTCAGCTTTAATCTTATTCAAGTTTTTAGCAATGATACTGTAGGCTTCATCCCACTCAATCTCTTGCCAGTTACCTTCACCACGCTCACCAACACGCTTTAATGGTTTAACGATACGTTGTTTATCATAAAGCTGACTGTGACCTGCACCACCACGAGCACACACTGCGCCACCAAATGATTTAGCGTTCTGGTTACCCAAAATAGACACGTTCTTGCCGTTAACAACACGTGCCGAGATCGGACAACGGGTTGAACACATTTCACAAATACTTGCGACAGACTCTGCACTACCTTGCAGTGGTGAATGTCCAAGGGCAGCCAAAGAGCCAGGGAGCGTTGTTGCTAATGCGCAAGTCGCTGTGCCCGCTCCGGCTCCTTTGATGAAGGTTCGCCGATCTAGTTTCATGATAAATCTCCAATGACGGTGGTGCTTAGGTTTAATGTGTATAGCCCTTAATCGCTGTAGGCAATCAAGGTCATTCCTAAGGTTTTCATCATTGTCACTGAGAGGTGTGAAAGTAGATATTGTGGTAAACCACATACAGATAAAGTGTTGAAGCCGTTTGTGAAGCAGTTCACAGTTCAATTTTCAATCAACACAGCTATGTGTAGCTGTATATTGTGGTAAACCACATAACGAAAAGAAGAGTCTTTTTTTGCTAGCTACAGCATACTTTTAATATAAATTGCGCAACTAAACAGTCGCACAATTCATAGGTTAAACTTCCATTTAAATCATTGATAGTAAAATTAATTTAGATTTGTATAGCTTGTTCGCTGCCCCGTTTTTTTAAGCTCAATGAGGCAACACATCCAGTTTCATTGTCACAACGATTACTCAATGTAAACCGGCCTTCATGCTCATGCATCACCTCATTGCATATTGCGAGTCCCAAGCCCAAACCATCGGCTTTAGTGGTATAAAAAGTGGCCATCAAAGCCTCAGCCCCCAGCGTAAGACCGGGGCCATTGTCCTTGATAAATATATTGACCTGATACTCTTTAAAATCTAACTCTATATGGATTTTACCTGTACTTGCATTGGGCGAATCAGCTATCGCATCAAGGCTATTTTTAATCAAATTGATCAGTACCTGAAGTAAGCCGACACGATCAGCGGTAATGAAAAAAGGCTCACCTTTAATCTGGGTGTTAACTTGAATATCACGTCTGGCGAGCTCAATCCTCAACAGCGCAATGCTCTCTTCCACTAAGGTGAGAATATTCACATCAAGCATGACAGCTTCACGTCGTTTCAATAAACCTCTGATGCGATGAACCACCTCACCCGCTCGAGTCGATTGATTATGAATTTTTTCAAGCAGTTTAATGCACGCTTCAACATCCGCTTCTTTTTTCCCTTGCAAGCGCATTATCCCCCCTTCGCTATAGCTAGTAATGGCGGCGATGGGTTGATTTATTTCATGGGCAAGACCTGCACCAATCTCACCAATGATGGATGCACTTTGCAGGCGCTCTAACGCAATAGCTTGCTGCTTTAGCTGACGCTCAGTTGCAATTAACGACTCACTTTTCTGATGAAAACGATATTCAATCCACAGGTGATAAAACGTAGCCACTAAAAATATAAGTACTGATAGAATGCCCCAGTGTCGATTATCATCCAGCCAATTTTTAACGATCTCCCAGCGACTACTATCGGGCGACTTGACGTGTAACTCTCTAAATAACTTAATCACCGCTAGCTGGCTAATTGGCGAGGTCCACCCCTGTAGTTGTGCCTTCACCGCCGCGGGGTGAGTAGATGGCAAATCCATTAACGCTTGGCTTATCTCTTTGCTCAACTCGGTATTGACACTCTCAATGGCGGCAAAGGACCAATTGGGATAAAGATGAGTACTACATTGACACTCAACACTTTTTGGACGACTCGGATTAAGCACTCGAAAATCGCCGAGATTGATGAGTCCACGGCCGACCATATCCTCCAAGGTGCATAAAGGAGTAATTGCCGCATCAACATTGCCATCTCGCACTTGATACAGCAGAGGATCGAGGGGGAAGCCGAGAAACTTTACTTGCTTAAAATAGTTATCAGGGGCCATCCCCAATCGGTGCATTAAGCCAACCGTCGCTTGAAACCCTCCAAGAGCATGAGGATCACTTGCAGCAACCACTTTGCCTTTTAAGTCATACAAGGTGCGATAGTCACTATCAGCCCTAACGATGATTGCCGAGCCTATGGCTGAGGTTGTGCCGTTATGACGCCTTGAACGCATTGTGGCGAGCCAAGACAAAGGATATTGGCTAGAAAGATAAAGGTATTGTCCAGGGTTGGTAATAATAAACTGGATTTGACCTAGCTCCATCGCTAGGTTTAATGCTTCAAAATCACCAGGATAAACATGAAACTGTGCCTCTGGCACACGCTCATTAAGGTACTCCATCATCGGAGTCCAGCGCTCAACAGCCTGTTGATGTCCCCAATTAGCCAGCACTCCCACATGAAATGGTTGCGAATTTGCCCAGATCGAAGATGAGAAAAGCAACACAGAGATGCACAATAAGATCCGCAACAAACTTACTTCCTAAAAATATGCTCCACTTGTTAATCAATACTGCCATCACACTGCTATTTGAGAGTTTGAGGGTGAAAAGTGGAGTGTGGTTGATTAGCGATAGCTTACGCTAGGTGGCCGTTATCACAGCGTGATGCAATTCATGCTTTATAGAAAATAGTTGGCTAAAAACAGTAAATTGAGATACTTATCATTTATTATTTATCTCCTACACCTATATAGAGAATACCCAGTGCAACTACACATCAACGGACCTGTCTATTTAGTCGATGACGACGACGCTATTATCGATTCAATCAGCTTTTTAATGGAGGGGTACGGCTACACGTTAATCAGCTTTACCAACGGCGATAGCTTTTTAAGCAAAGTAGATTTAAACCAAGCGGGTTGCGTGATCTTAGATGCCAGAATGCCAGGGCTCACAGGTCCTCAAATTCAACTACTGCTCAGCGACGCTAAAAGCCCACTGTCAGTCATATTTTTAACTGGCCACGGTGATGTTCCCATGGCGGTAGATGCATTTAAAAATGGGGCGTTCGATTTCTTTCAAAAACCGGTTCAAGGGAGCCTATTGTCACAAGCTATCGAAAAGGGATTAGTCCATAGCCAGAGCCAATTTCAACAACTCAGTAATCAAGTACTGATTAATAACTTATCGGATCGTGAAACCCAGATATTCCAATTAATCATTGCCGGAAACACCAACAAACAGATGTCGAATCAATTGTGTGTAGCCATTAGAACCATTGAAGTACATCGAGCTAAACTCATGACGAAGTTAGGGGTGAGTAACTTAGCTGAGTTAGTGAAACTTGGTCCATCTCACCTATCAAATAACTCATGAGCTAGAAAATAATACAGAGTCCAAGCTAAAGTGACATGTTAAAGTTAAGGTACCAGTCTCTCACCCGAGGGAAGTGGTCATCAACAGCATCTTTATGGATCAACATTTCAGCATGGCCATAGTCATGTTTGTTCCCCTCCGACTTTGATAATAAAGTGTATTCAACATTTGCTAAATTACACTCTTGAATCATGCGTTGCACATCGGCAGGGTTACCTAATACGTCGTCCCCAAGACCCGCTATAAACCAAGAGCTCGGCCACTTATCACGACTCGCAACACTTTGTGCCGCCTTGGCATAATCGAAGCCATCGTCATGATCTATCCAATCACCTCTTACCCAATCGATAGTTTGTGACAGTGAACGACGACTCTCATTGTCCATCCCCATTCCCCAACGGTCAGCAGCAAGGTAGCCATGTCCCCAAGCAATCATTTGCGCCATCTTGTTCCAACCAATATCGACCATCATATATTTCTTAAACGACTTAATCTTAATGGTGCGTTTGGTGCCGAAAGTAAGCAGAGAAGCCACACTCTCTTGAAAGAGAGGAAAACGAGAGATGGCACTGGCCATTAAGACACCGCCCCATGAGTGAGCACACCAATGAACCGTCGATACGTGAGGA is from Shewanella sp. MTB7 and encodes:
- the phsA gene encoding thiosulfate reductase PhsA, producing the protein MKLDRRTFIKGAGAGTATCALATTLPGSLAALGHSPLQGSAESVASICEMCSTRCPISARVVNGKNVSILGNQNAKSFGGAVCARGGAGHSQLYDKQRIVKPLKRVGERGEGNWQEIEWDEAYSIIAKNLNKIKAEHGAETVAFSSKSGSLSGHLFHLAKAFGSPNTFTHASTCPGSYVIAAKAIFGGKVKRDLSNSKYIINFGHNLYEGINMSETRGMMNAQMEKGAKLVVFEPRFSIVADKADEWYAIKPGTDVAVALAICHVLIEDDLYDRAFVAQYVSGFDEFAKEVKAYTPEWAESVSDVPAEDIRRITHEYAAAAPHALVDFGHRSSFTTEEFEMRRALYAANVLVGNIERKGGLFFGKKAASYNKFAGDTVAPILAKPGVEGMPKITAKRIDMVDEQYALTWSSGGIYQTILDATLDATPYQLRAWVMSRTNPMQTMTDRARIVKTMQKLDFIVACDIYISESAAYADIFLPESTYLERDEEIADKSSKNPAYYVRQRVVETIGDTKPSWLIWKELATQLGQGQFFPWDNMETLQLFQVQRDLNLLRKIKDEGFVSFGKPLMLRERGMVRDFVGAYPNAKAVDADGTYASQLSFKTPSGKIELSSAKVEKMAPGRGVIRYREVTMKKADELFFIQGKVAVHTNSGTQNVPMLANLMSDNALWIHPITAGLLNISSGDKIRIYNDTGSEEGHALVTPGIRPDTVFAYMGCGSKNKELARATGKGVHCGNLLPHVIAPVTGMNLHTTGVKIAKI
- a CDS encoding sensor histidine kinase — encoded protein: MLRILLCISVLLFSSSIWANSQPFHVGVLANWGHQQAVERWTPMMEYLNERVPEAQFHVYPGDFEALNLAMELGQIQFIITNPGQYLYLSSQYPLSWLATMRSRRHNGTTSAIGSAIIVRADSDYRTLYDLKGKVVAASDPHALGGFQATVGLMHRLGMAPDNYFKQVKFLGFPLDPLLYQVRDGNVDAAITPLCTLEDMVGRGLINLGDFRVLNPSRPKSVECQCSTHLYPNWSFAAIESVNTELSKEISQALMDLPSTHPAAVKAQLQGWTSPISQLAVIKLFRELHVKSPDSSRWEIVKNWLDDNRHWGILSVLIFLVATFYHLWIEYRFHQKSESLIATERQLKQQAIALERLQSASIIGEIGAGLAHEINQPIAAITSYSEGGIMRLQGKKEADVEACIKLLEKIHNQSTRAGEVVHRIRGLLKRREAVMLDVNILTLVEESIALLRIELARRDIQVNTQIKGEPFFITADRVGLLQVLINLIKNSLDAIADSPNASTGKIHIELDFKEYQVNIFIKDNGPGLTLGAEALMATFYTTKADGLGLGLAICNEVMHEHEGRFTLSNRCDNETGCVASLSLKKRGSEQAIQI
- a CDS encoding response regulator transcription factor, whose translation is MQLHINGPVYLVDDDDAIIDSISFLMEGYGYTLISFTNGDSFLSKVDLNQAGCVILDARMPGLTGPQIQLLLSDAKSPLSVIFLTGHGDVPMAVDAFKNGAFDFFQKPVQGSLLSQAIEKGLVHSQSQFQQLSNQVLINNLSDRETQIFQLIIAGNTNKQMSNQLCVAIRTIEVHRAKLMTKLGVSNLAELVKLGPSHLSNNS
- a CDS encoding alpha/beta fold hydrolase, which gives rise to MDIEQHSIFIPYLEGQLHLRQIKAEHANMQQPPILMLHGAMSNGKVFYSETGRGLACFLAKSGFVVYVLDTQGRGLSTPKIHRGFKGGQGQVIREQLPLVQHYIMGLHPHVSTVHWCAHSWGGVLMASAISRFPLFQESVASLLTFGTKRTIKIKSFKKYMMVDIGWNKMAQMIAWGHGYLAADRWGMGMDNESRRSLSQTIDWVRGDWIDHDDGFDYAKAAQSVASRDKWPSSWFIAGLGDDVLGNPADVQRMIQECNLANVEYTLLSKSEGNKHDYGHAEMLIHKDAVDDHFPRVRDWYLNFNMSL